One genomic region from Terasakiella sp. SH-1 encodes:
- the moaC gene encoding cyclic pyranopterin monophosphate synthase MoaC, whose protein sequence is MGENFTHIDQDGNAVMVDVSEKDITERVATAKGSVIMLPETLAKIMDGTMKKGDVLSVAQLAGIMGAKKTPDLIPLCHPLALTSVKVELTCDPERNAVDVEGTCKLKGRTGVEMEALSAVSIACLTVYDMCKAIDKGMTITDVRLTYKDGGKSGKFEAS, encoded by the coding sequence ATGGGGGAGAATTTCACCCATATTGATCAAGACGGTAATGCCGTAATGGTCGATGTATCTGAAAAAGATATTACGGAACGTGTGGCAACGGCAAAAGGCAGTGTCATTATGCTGCCTGAAACGCTTGCAAAGATCATGGACGGAACCATGAAGAAAGGTGATGTGCTTTCTGTGGCCCAGCTTGCCGGGATCATGGGGGCGAAAAAGACCCCGGACCTTATTCCCCTTTGTCATCCGCTGGCACTAACCTCTGTAAAAGTTGAACTCACCTGTGATCCTGAGCGCAATGCAGTGGATGTGGAAGGGACGTGTAAGCTTAAGGGTCGAACCGGGGTCGAAATGGAAGCGCTTTCTGCCGTCTCCATCGCGTGCTTGACGGTTTACGATATGTGTAAGGCCATTGATAAAGGCATGACGATTACAGATGTGCGTCTGACCTATAAGGATGGTGGCAAATCAGGAAAGTTTGAAGCCTCATGA
- the glp gene encoding gephyrin-like molybdotransferase Glp: MSLLPLEDALAKVDGGIAPLPAEQISVAEAVGRVLAEDVAARLTQPPSAVSSMDGYAVCSSDLQTQPRTLTRVGESQAGGPFEGTLQSGQCVRIFTGAPLPAGADAVIMQEDTDVDGDQVTFKEVAFDGKFVRRAGLDFSKGDVLVKAGQLLTARDIGLLCAMNVPWVKVYRKPRVAILATGDELVMPGEAVRESQIISSNSLMVAAMVTAMGGVPINLGIAGDTEESLRATLAGLNGADILITSGGVSVGEYDLVRNVLGEEGLDIDFWRIAIKPGKPFMFGKIGEIPAMGLPGNPVSAYVTAFIFLRAALKKMQGLPFEQDKPMKALLGAGVPVNGIRQEYMRAVFSHDDQGRLVATPYDKQDSSMLGNLAHCEGFIIRPVNGEALQAGSETDVIYVNDSLLSV, encoded by the coding sequence ATGAGTTTATTGCCTTTAGAAGATGCACTGGCAAAGGTTGATGGTGGGATTGCCCCCCTGCCCGCTGAACAAATTTCTGTGGCCGAAGCGGTGGGGCGTGTGTTGGCTGAAGATGTCGCAGCACGTTTAACCCAACCCCCTTCTGCTGTATCGTCTATGGATGGCTATGCGGTTTGTTCTTCTGATCTGCAAACGCAGCCCCGGACATTAACGCGTGTGGGGGAATCCCAAGCTGGTGGTCCATTTGAAGGAACCTTGCAATCAGGTCAGTGTGTGCGGATCTTTACCGGTGCGCCTTTGCCTGCGGGTGCTGATGCTGTGATCATGCAGGAAGATACGGACGTTGATGGCGATCAGGTCACTTTTAAGGAAGTAGCCTTTGACGGCAAGTTTGTGCGTCGTGCCGGGCTGGATTTTTCTAAAGGTGATGTTCTCGTTAAGGCCGGTCAGTTGTTAACGGCGCGTGATATTGGCTTGCTGTGCGCGATGAATGTGCCATGGGTGAAGGTCTATCGCAAACCACGTGTTGCTATTTTGGCAACAGGTGACGAGTTGGTTATGCCGGGCGAAGCGGTGCGTGAAAGCCAGATCATTAGCTCAAACTCTTTGATGGTTGCTGCGATGGTAACAGCCATGGGCGGTGTGCCGATCAATCTTGGTATTGCCGGGGATACAGAAGAATCCTTGCGAGCAACGCTGGCTGGGCTGAATGGTGCTGACATTTTGATTACATCCGGTGGGGTGTCTGTCGGTGAATATGATTTGGTGCGCAATGTGCTGGGCGAAGAGGGACTGGATATTGATTTTTGGCGTATTGCGATCAAGCCGGGCAAGCCTTTCATGTTTGGTAAAATCGGTGAGATACCAGCTATGGGATTGCCGGGGAACCCGGTTTCAGCCTATGTGACAGCTTTTATTTTCCTGCGTGCAGCTTTGAAAAAGATGCAAGGATTGCCCTTTGAACAGGATAAGCCGATGAAGGCTCTGCTTGGTGCAGGTGTTCCGGTCAATGGCATTCGTCAGGAATATATGCGCGCCGTTTTCTCCCATGATGACCAAGGGCGTCTTGTCGCCACACCCTATGACAAGCAGGATAGTTCCATGCTGGGGAATTTGGCCCATTGTGAAGGCTTTATTATTCGCCCAGTCAATGGGGAGGCACTTCAAGCCGGAAGCGAAACGGACGTTATTTACGTGAATGATAGCCTGTTATCTGTTTAA
- the lexA gene encoding transcriptional repressor LexA: MLTKKQYDLLLFLEKRLKETGVSPSYDEMKEALELKSKSGIHRLITGLEERGFIRRLPHRARAVEVLRVPENKDQLDAPLVSDSHKIADLDDARNQVGSMGNNTDVLPDSEAVELPMVGKIAAGTPIEALQDNSNHVDVPASLLGLGSHYALEVEGDSMIEAGINNGDTVIIQKCNTAANGEIVVALVDQEEATLKTLRRKGGNVELEPANVAYETRVLSPERVKVQGRLVGLIRKYH; encoded by the coding sequence ATGCTGACGAAAAAACAATATGACTTGTTGCTGTTTTTGGAAAAGCGCCTGAAAGAAACCGGTGTATCCCCCTCTTATGACGAAATGAAAGAAGCGCTGGAACTTAAATCAAAGTCAGGTATTCATCGTTTAATTACGGGGCTGGAAGAACGTGGCTTTATTCGCCGTCTGCCCCATCGTGCCCGTGCGGTAGAAGTTTTGCGTGTGCCGGAAAATAAAGACCAGCTCGATGCGCCACTGGTGTCCGATAGCCATAAGATTGCAGACCTTGATGATGCCCGTAATCAAGTGGGAAGTATGGGGAATAATACCGACGTTCTTCCCGACTCAGAAGCTGTGGAACTACCAATGGTTGGCAAAATTGCAGCTGGGACACCTATTGAAGCCTTGCAGGATAATTCCAATCATGTAGACGTACCAGCCAGCCTGTTAGGGCTTGGGAGCCATTATGCGCTGGAAGTGGAAGGGGATTCTATGATTGAGGCCGGTATTAATAATGGTGATACCGTTATTATTCAAAAATGTAATACTGCGGCAAATGGTGAAATTGTTGTGGCCTTGGTGGATCAGGAAGAAGCAACCTTAAAGACCTTGCGCCGCAAAGGCGGTAATGTTGAATTAGAACCAGCTAATGTGGCTTATGAAACGCGTGTCCTCTCGCCTGAGCGTGTGAAGGTGCAAGGGCGCTTGGTCGGTTTGATCCGGAAATATCACTGA
- a CDS encoding ComEC/Rec2 family competence protein — translation MLSKKRHKSLSLYFSMHISNFALQEKDHFFLWIPVLLAAGIAFYFGMTTEIPVWMGLTCLAISGVTTYYLRHYYIVFLSSLIVTIVFAGFSCAQLRTYYVATNILPYSFGPAGIQGRIVKASPSAKGIKLTLDNLQISRLRANHVPTRLRLHVNTTKSQVKVGQWVKARAMLKPPPAPSSPGGFDFQRHAYFQQIGAIGFSYGGIEIIEKNQPSFLHLFDELRSLIQVRIQSAFDDDHKVVESLAIAFLTGNKQVIDEETHEAVRAAGLAHLLAISGLHIGLVSTIVFFVIRFTLAHIPYLALRYPIKKWAAFGAIFGALFFTLLTGASVPTIRAFIMCTIVLTGVLLDRKAISLRTVAWAAIVILMFFPESLLGASFQLSFAAVIALVAFYENRRIDYDRHASIRYVREILNSSLIASCATMPFAAYHFNRITLWGIGANLLAIPLTVFWIMPLGLLSLALMPFGLESYAFKIMGWGIDALLWVAKTTAALPYAQVSIPAIPTSSLIIMTLGGLMICFIRSNWRYSGAGLISLALILSLTTPKPDILILPDGKLSALYNQNNNTIAMSQLRHSSYVRDNWVRRWGEEGQPLQSFDQKLACDQQGCSFTHKTGKRIVFNKQAMALEEDCLQANLLITPLTSPTSCVGPDSLIDAHDLNTKGAHAVYVDENDIHIVSVKDQRGQRPWTVYGK, via the coding sequence ATGTTGTCAAAAAAACGACATAAATCATTAAGCCTTTATTTTTCAATGCATATTAGTAATTTCGCATTGCAAGAAAAAGATCATTTTTTCCTGTGGATTCCAGTTCTACTTGCCGCAGGCATTGCATTTTATTTTGGTATGACCACAGAAATACCTGTTTGGATGGGTTTAACTTGCCTAGCTATAAGTGGTGTGACCACGTATTATTTACGTCATTATTACATAGTATTTTTAAGTAGCTTAATAGTCACCATAGTATTCGCAGGTTTTTCTTGCGCACAATTGCGCACCTATTATGTCGCCACAAATATCCTGCCATACAGCTTTGGTCCCGCAGGAATTCAAGGGCGAATCGTTAAGGCATCCCCCAGTGCCAAAGGGATCAAGCTTACTTTAGATAACTTACAGATTTCACGCTTGCGCGCCAATCACGTCCCAACACGGCTACGATTACATGTAAATACAACTAAAAGCCAAGTTAAGGTTGGGCAATGGGTAAAAGCCCGTGCCATGCTCAAACCACCACCAGCCCCTTCAAGTCCCGGCGGCTTTGACTTTCAACGACATGCCTATTTTCAACAAATTGGAGCCATCGGTTTCAGTTACGGCGGCATTGAAATCATTGAAAAAAATCAACCGTCATTCTTACATCTGTTTGACGAACTCCGCTCCCTCATACAAGTACGCATCCAATCAGCCTTTGATGATGATCATAAGGTTGTGGAAAGTCTGGCGATTGCCTTTTTGACCGGCAACAAACAAGTCATTGATGAAGAAACCCACGAAGCGGTACGCGCAGCTGGATTGGCCCACCTTCTGGCAATTTCAGGGCTTCATATTGGCTTGGTCAGCACCATCGTCTTTTTTGTTATTCGTTTTACATTGGCCCATATCCCGTATCTTGCCCTTCGCTATCCCATCAAAAAATGGGCCGCTTTCGGAGCAATTTTCGGGGCTTTATTCTTTACACTACTGACCGGAGCCAGCGTTCCCACTATTCGTGCCTTTATTATGTGTACCATTGTCCTGACAGGCGTCTTGCTGGATCGAAAGGCCATTTCACTCAGAACAGTTGCCTGGGCGGCTATCGTTATCCTTATGTTCTTTCCAGAAAGCCTGTTGGGTGCCAGTTTCCAGCTTTCCTTTGCGGCCGTAATTGCCCTTGTTGCTTTTTATGAAAATCGGCGCATTGATTATGATAGACATGCCTCCATCCGCTATGTCCGTGAGATTTTGAATTCCAGCCTCATTGCCTCATGTGCCACCATGCCTTTTGCCGCCTATCATTTTAACCGGATTACATTATGGGGAATTGGTGCAAACCTGCTGGCAATTCCACTCACCGTTTTCTGGATTATGCCTTTGGGCTTACTTTCCTTAGCCTTGATGCCCTTCGGACTGGAAAGTTACGCCTTCAAAATCATGGGGTGGGGGATTGACGCTTTGTTATGGGTGGCAAAAACAACAGCAGCACTACCTTATGCCCAAGTTTCTATTCCCGCCATTCCGACCAGCAGCTTAATTATCATGACCCTGGGCGGGCTGATGATCTGTTTTATTCGAAGCAACTGGCGCTATAGCGGAGCAGGCTTGATCTCTCTTGCCCTGATCCTCAGCCTCACAACACCCAAACCAGATATCCTGATTTTACCGGATGGAAAACTCAGTGCTTTATATAATCAAAACAACAACACCATCGCGATGTCACAGTTACGCCATAGCTCCTATGTACGTGATAATTGGGTCAGACGCTGGGGTGAAGAAGGACAACCCCTGCAAAGTTTTGATCAAAAACTTGCCTGTGATCAACAAGGATGTAGCTTCACCCACAAAACCGGAAAAAGAATTGTTTTTAACAAACAGGCCATGGCACTTGAAGAAGACTGCCTACAGGCTAATCTGTTAATTACACCACTCACCAGCCCGACATCCTGCGTTGGGCCAGATAGCTTGATTGATGCCCATGACCTGAATACAAAAGGGGCTCATGCGGTTTATGTGGATGAAAACGATATTCATATCGTTTCCGTAAAAGACCAACGCGGCCAACGTCCCTGGACGGTTTACGGCAAATAG
- the gltX gene encoding glutamate--tRNA ligase, whose protein sequence is MSVVTRFAPSPTGYLHIGGARTALFNWLFARHHNGKFLLRIEDTDRERSTDDAVDKIFKGLEWLGLDWDGDAISQFERRDRHAEVAQQLLDEGKAYYCYCSPEELAEMREEARAVGRTVAYDRRWRDSDATPPEGVKPVVRLKAPLEGETVVKDAVQGEVKISNENIDDMILLRGDGTPTYMLAVVVDDHDMGVTHAIRGDDHLTNTFRQKVIYDALGWETPTFAHIPLIHGSDGKKLSKRHGALAADSYRDEGFLPEAMCNYLLRLGWGRGDEEFIPRDKAIEWFDLDGIGKAPARFDTTKLTALNFDYMRQADDQHLADLVLPLIAKELGDKYNKEGEGWLVSGMPGLKDRAKTLLELAANSAFYLRALPFTYDSKALKLMNKGNAKELLQLFVASLDNVSEWTQENLENAAKSLAESQEVGLGKIAQPIRVALTGSTVSPSVFEVMAVLGREEAVRRLRCEPENQGE, encoded by the coding sequence ATGAGTGTCGTAACACGATTTGCACCTTCGCCTACTGGCTACCTCCATATTGGGGGGGCACGTACAGCCTTGTTTAACTGGCTTTTTGCCCGTCATCATAATGGTAAGTTCCTGCTTCGTATTGAAGATACGGATCGCGAACGTTCCACGGACGATGCCGTTGATAAGATCTTTAAAGGATTGGAATGGCTGGGGCTGGATTGGGATGGCGATGCCATTTCCCAGTTTGAACGCCGTGATCGCCATGCTGAGGTTGCCCAGCAGCTTTTGGATGAAGGTAAAGCCTATTATTGTTACTGCAGCCCGGAAGAATTGGCTGAAATGCGCGAGGAAGCACGCGCAGTCGGCCGCACCGTTGCCTATGACCGTCGCTGGCGTGATAGTGATGCAACCCCGCCGGAAGGCGTGAAACCTGTTGTTCGCTTGAAAGCTCCACTGGAAGGTGAAACTGTTGTCAAAGATGCGGTTCAAGGTGAAGTCAAAATTTCCAATGAAAATATTGACGATATGATTTTGCTGCGCGGCGACGGTACACCCACTTATATGTTGGCTGTTGTTGTTGATGATCATGATATGGGCGTAACCCATGCGATCCGTGGTGATGACCACCTGACCAATACGTTTCGCCAAAAAGTGATTTATGATGCTTTGGGTTGGGAAACGCCGACATTTGCACATATTCCGCTAATCCATGGCTCAGATGGTAAAAAACTGTCCAAGCGCCACGGTGCACTGGCTGCTGATAGCTATCGCGACGAAGGCTTTTTACCCGAAGCTATGTGTAACTATTTATTACGTCTTGGCTGGGGCCGAGGCGATGAAGAGTTTATTCCACGTGACAAGGCGATTGAATGGTTTGATCTGGACGGGATCGGCAAGGCCCCTGCCCGTTTTGATACGACCAAATTGACAGCTTTGAACTTTGATTATATGCGCCAAGCTGATGATCAGCATTTGGCAGATCTGGTTTTGCCGCTGATCGCTAAAGAGCTTGGAGATAAATATAATAAAGAGGGCGAAGGCTGGCTTGTGTCCGGTATGCCCGGTTTGAAAGATCGTGCTAAAACTTTGTTGGAACTGGCTGCAAACAGTGCTTTTTACCTGCGCGCCCTGCCTTTTACCTATGATAGCAAAGCTTTGAAACTTATGAATAAAGGCAATGCCAAAGAACTGTTACAGTTGTTTGTGGCAAGCCTTGATAATGTGTCTGAATGGACACAGGAAAACCTTGAAAATGCAGCGAAGTCTCTGGCGGAAAGTCAGGAAGTCGGACTTGGGAAAATTGCCCAGCCGATCCGTGTTGCATTAACAGGTTCGACCGTTTCTCCGTCTGTTTTTGAAGTCATGGCTGTATTGGGCCGTGAGGAAGCAGTGCGTCGTTTAAGATGCGAGCCTGAAAATCAAGGAGAGTGA
- the gltA gene encoding citrate synthase, translated as MSDKKSFTLTDNQSGKSYELPVMDAAVGPNVVDVRKFYADTDHFTYDPGFTSTGSCESKISFIDGDKGILQHRGYSIEDLADNCDFMEVAYLLLKGELPNMEEKSKFENDITMHTMVHEQLHKFFDGFRRDAHPMAIMVGVVGALSAFYHDSLDINDPHHRMVSSYRLIAKMPTIAAWAYKYSVGQPFMYPRNDLRYAEDFLHMMFATPCEDYKVNPVLAKAMDRILILHADHEQNASTSTVRLAGSSGANPFACIAAGIACLWGPAHGGANEAVLNMLQEIGTADRVGEFVAKAKDKNDPFRLMGFGHRVYKNFDPRAKIMAKTCHEVLGELGIKDEPLLDIAMQLEKIALEDEYFIEKKLYPNVDFYSGIILKAMGIPTSMFTVLFALARTTGWIAQWNEMIEDPSQRIGRPRQLYTGEVDRKFVPLHQR; from the coding sequence ATGAGTGATAAGAAGTCCTTCACGCTTACGGATAACCAGTCTGGTAAATCTTACGAATTGCCAGTTATGGATGCAGCTGTTGGCCCGAACGTTGTTGACGTTCGTAAATTCTATGCAGATACAGATCACTTCACATATGATCCGGGCTTTACGTCCACAGGTTCTTGTGAATCCAAGATCTCTTTCATCGACGGTGACAAGGGTATTTTGCAGCACCGTGGTTATTCTATCGAAGATCTTGCTGATAACTGTGACTTCATGGAAGTTGCTTACCTGCTGCTGAAGGGTGAACTGCCGAATATGGAAGAAAAATCCAAGTTCGAAAATGACATCACCATGCACACAATGGTGCACGAGCAACTGCACAAATTCTTCGACGGTTTCCGTCGTGATGCTCACCCGATGGCCATCATGGTCGGTGTTGTTGGTGCGTTGTCTGCGTTCTACCATGACTCTCTGGACATCAATGACCCGCACCACCGCATGGTTTCTTCCTATCGTTTGATTGCGAAGATGCCGACGATTGCTGCTTGGGCTTATAAATATTCTGTTGGTCAGCCGTTTATGTACCCGCGTAACGACCTGCGTTATGCTGAAGACTTCCTGCACATGATGTTTGCAACACCGTGCGAAGATTATAAAGTGAACCCGGTTCTAGCAAAAGCCATGGACCGTATCTTGATCTTGCATGCTGACCACGAGCAAAATGCTTCTACATCTACAGTTCGTTTGGCCGGTTCTTCTGGTGCAAACCCGTTTGCTTGTATCGCTGCTGGTATCGCATGTCTGTGGGGCCCTGCTCACGGTGGTGCGAACGAAGCGGTTCTGAACATGCTGCAAGAAATCGGCACTGCTGATCGTGTGGGTGAATTCGTTGCAAAAGCGAAAGACAAGAACGATCCGTTCCGTCTCATGGGCTTTGGTCACCGTGTTTACAAAAACTTCGACCCGCGTGCGAAGATCATGGCGAAGACTTGTCACGAAGTTCTGGGTGAACTCGGCATTAAAGACGAGCCGCTTCTCGACATTGCAATGCAGCTTGAGAAAATCGCTTTGGAAGATGAGTACTTCATTGAGAAGAAACTGTACCCGAACGTTGACTTCTATTCCGGTATTATCCTGAAAGCGATGGGTATTCCGACATCTATGTTCACAGTACTGTTCGCTCTGGCCCGCACAACCGGCTGGATTGCACAATGGAACGAGATGATCGAAGACCCGAGCCAGCGTATCGGTCGTCCACGTCAGCTTTACACAGGTGAAGTTGATCGCAAGTTCGTACCGCTTCATCAGCGCTAA
- a CDS encoding LysE/ArgO family amino acid transporter, producing the protein MFTALASGFGLGSSLIIAIGAQNAFVLGQGLRRQNHILVALICAISDALLISIGVAGLGGLISANPTWTQVMAWGGAIFLGWYGLKSFRSMFSNHQLDNEKPHSKSRRQILLFTLAVTFLNPHVYLDTVVLLGGIAAQYEMEPRLYFAIGAMSASFLWFGFLALGAAWASPYLARPTTWKVIDGITGGVMWLIAFILLKGQLS; encoded by the coding sequence ATGTTTACAGCACTCGCTTCCGGCTTTGGCCTCGGTTCCAGTCTCATTATCGCCATTGGTGCCCAGAATGCCTTTGTTTTAGGGCAAGGCTTACGTCGCCAAAACCATATTCTCGTTGCCTTAATTTGCGCCATCAGTGATGCACTTTTAATAAGCATAGGTGTTGCAGGCTTGGGCGGCTTAATTTCTGCTAATCCAACATGGACACAAGTGATGGCATGGGGTGGGGCAATTTTTCTGGGATGGTATGGTTTAAAAAGCTTCCGTTCCATGTTCAGCAATCATCAGCTGGATAACGAAAAACCCCACAGCAAAAGCCGCCGCCAAATTCTCCTTTTCACATTGGCAGTCACTTTTTTAAACCCGCATGTCTACCTTGATACCGTGGTACTGCTTGGTGGTATTGCCGCCCAATATGAAATGGAACCGCGTCTTTATTTTGCCATAGGGGCCATGAGCGCAAGTTTTCTCTGGTTTGGTTTTCTTGCTCTTGGCGCTGCCTGGGCCTCGCCCTATCTCGCACGCCCAACAACATGGAAAGTCATTGATGGTATAACAGGTGGTGTTATGTGGCTGATTGCATTTATTTTGCTTAAAGGGCAACTATCATAA
- a CDS encoding LysR family transcriptional regulator ArgP — MAIRRANDMLDYKLVEAVSAVIRLGSFEKAAQELGMTQSAVSQRIKLLEERVAQPLVVRSKPIKATDAGQRLYRHFQHVNMLEQEILSDLPDDHNADQFKGVALAVNADSLATWFIRVAEVLFLDYNLLVDLSVADETNTLDLLKQGTVMASISTQDKRIQGCKVKTLGAMRYIPVARLDFIQRYFPEGVTPSALRKAPAVIFGRDDELHQKFLKKNYRVSAGEFPTHVVPSSEGFVNVCRTGMAYALVPENQVKPYLENGELVKICDKEMLRPLYLHYHNIDSSMLKSVVSVTQAIASMELGQAYE, encoded by the coding sequence ATGGCGATTAGACGAGCTAATGACATGTTAGATTACAAACTGGTGGAAGCCGTATCGGCCGTGATCCGATTGGGTTCTTTTGAAAAAGCAGCACAAGAATTGGGAATGACGCAATCAGCTGTTTCTCAGCGTATCAAGTTGCTGGAAGAACGTGTGGCCCAGCCCCTTGTCGTACGCTCCAAGCCAATTAAAGCCACGGATGCGGGGCAACGTCTTTATCGTCATTTTCAACATGTGAATATGTTGGAACAGGAAATTTTATCAGACCTACCAGATGATCATAATGCTGACCAGTTTAAAGGTGTGGCTTTAGCTGTGAACGCCGATAGTCTTGCGACATGGTTTATCCGTGTGGCTGAGGTTCTGTTCCTTGATTATAATCTACTTGTAGACTTGTCTGTGGCTGATGAAACAAACACTTTGGATTTGTTGAAGCAAGGCACGGTTATGGCCTCGATCAGTACACAGGATAAGCGTATTCAGGGCTGCAAGGTGAAAACACTGGGGGCCATGCGCTATATTCCCGTTGCGCGCCTTGATTTCATTCAACGCTATTTCCCCGAAGGTGTAACGCCAAGCGCCTTAAGAAAGGCACCCGCGGTGATCTTTGGTCGTGATGATGAGCTGCACCAGAAGTTTTTGAAGAAAAACTATCGTGTTTCAGCAGGTGAATTCCCAACTCATGTGGTCCCCTCTTCCGAAGGTTTTGTCAATGTCTGTCGTACTGGAATGGCTTACGCATTGGTTCCGGAAAACCAGGTGAAGCCCTATTTGGAAAATGGGGAGCTGGTGAAGATTTGTGATAAGGAAATGTTGCGCCCGCTCTATCTCCATTATCACAATATTGACAGTTCCATGTTGAAATCCGTTGTGAGCGTAACACAAGCGATTGCATCCATGGAACTTGGTCAAGCTTACGAATAG
- the gloA gene encoding lactoylglutathione lyase, whose protein sequence is MSEFRFLHTMIRVFDLDKSIAFYTEMLGMKLLRKSDYPDGKFTLAFVGYGEETDHTVIELTHNWDQSAPYDLGSGFGHLALGVTDIYATCDKLRASGATITREPGPMKHGKTVIAFIEDPDGYKIELIERK, encoded by the coding sequence ATGTCTGAATTTCGTTTTTTACACACGATGATCCGTGTGTTTGATCTGGATAAATCCATCGCATTTTATACAGAAATGCTAGGGATGAAACTCTTGCGCAAAAGCGATTACCCCGATGGGAAGTTCACACTCGCCTTTGTAGGCTATGGTGAAGAAACGGACCATACTGTCATTGAACTCACCCATAACTGGGATCAATCTGCGCCTTATGATCTGGGCTCTGGCTTTGGACATCTTGCACTTGGTGTTACAGATATCTATGCAACATGTGACAAGCTACGCGCATCTGGGGCCACAATCACGCGGGAGCCGGGGCCAATGAAACATGGAAAAACCGTCATTGCTTTTATTGAAGACCCTGACGGTTACAAAATTGAACTGATTGAGCGTAAATAA
- the lpxB gene encoding lipid-A-disaccharide synthase encodes MTAPLIYLIAGEPSGDLLGARLMKALKAKTNGQVRFCGIGGPHMCAEGLDSLFDMSELTVMGLAEVLPHIPKILRRIKETVADVEQQQPDCLITIDAPGFTFRVAKKLKGKGIPLIHYVAPTVWAWKPGRAKKIAQFLDHLMVILPFEPPYFEKEGLATTFVGHSVIESGLGAVDGDDFKTRHGIPHDVPLLCMLPGSRQSETSQLLPIFKEAIKGLKQKYPNLRIVLPTVSTVAQYVKETTMTWGVPVLIIEGDEEKFGAFKAADVALAASGTVSLELALAQTPSVITYRMKRMTHFLAKRLVKVKYASIVNILHDRFVIPELIQDDCTAENIITEVSNILDHHGDDINQNDQLKTAMEMLGFGEIQKPSERAADCVLSLLKQEIS; translated from the coding sequence ATGACAGCTCCGCTCATTTACCTGATTGCAGGCGAACCATCAGGGGATCTTCTAGGTGCACGCTTGATGAAGGCGCTGAAAGCCAAAACAAACGGCCAAGTCCGTTTTTGTGGGATCGGTGGCCCTCATATGTGTGCCGAAGGATTAGACAGCCTGTTTGACATGTCTGAACTGACCGTAATGGGTTTGGCCGAAGTATTACCCCATATCCCGAAAATTCTTCGACGAATTAAAGAAACGGTTGCTGATGTTGAACAACAACAGCCCGATTGTCTCATCACGATTGACGCCCCCGGTTTTACTTTCCGCGTTGCCAAAAAGCTGAAAGGGAAGGGGATTCCTCTGATCCATTATGTTGCCCCGACTGTCTGGGCCTGGAAACCGGGGCGAGCCAAAAAGATTGCGCAGTTTCTCGACCATCTCATGGTTATTCTGCCATTTGAGCCCCCTTATTTTGAAAAAGAGGGCCTGGCAACCACCTTTGTCGGGCATAGTGTGATTGAAAGTGGGCTTGGCGCTGTTGATGGGGATGATTTTAAAACCCGTCATGGCATTCCCCATGATGTGCCACTTCTCTGTATGTTGCCCGGTAGCCGTCAAAGCGAAACCTCACAGCTTCTTCCTATTTTTAAAGAAGCCATAAAAGGCTTAAAGCAAAAATACCCGAACCTGCGCATTGTTCTCCCAACCGTATCGACAGTTGCCCAATATGTCAAAGAAACCACAATGACATGGGGAGTTCCTGTCTTGATTATAGAAGGGGATGAGGAAAAGTTTGGCGCTTTCAAGGCTGCTGATGTTGCCTTGGCAGCTTCTGGCACCGTAAGCCTTGAGTTGGCCTTGGCACAAACACCTAGTGTCATTACCTACCGTATGAAACGCATGACGCATTTCCTGGCAAAACGGCTCGTCAAAGTGAAATATGCCAGTATTGTCAATATCTTACATGACCGCTTTGTTATCCCTGAACTGATTCAGGATGACTGCACGGCAGAAAATATCATCACAGAAGTCTCCAATATTCTGGATCACCATGGCGATGATATAAATCAAAATGACCAGCTAAAAACCGCAATGGAAATGCTTGGCTTTGGAGAGATCCAAAAACCAAGTGAGCGGGCGGCTGACTGCGTTCTCTCTCTTCTCAAACAGGAGATTTCTTAA